A region of Arabidopsis thaliana chromosome 5, partial sequence DNA encodes the following proteins:
- a CDS encoding nitric oxide synthase-interacting protein (CONTAINS InterPro DOMAIN/s: C2 calcium-dependent membrane targeting (InterPro:IPR000008); BEST Arabidopsis thaliana protein match is: unknown protein (TAIR:AT5G65030.1); Has 1807 Blast hits to 1807 proteins in 277 species: Archae - 0; Bacteria - 0; Metazoa - 736; Fungi - 347; Plants - 385; Viruses - 0; Other Eukaryotes - 339 (source: NCBI BLink).) has translation MGIVENIRSLKFEVKIVEARNVELKSSPTTLFVRFYLHAGNNSKIELNTPEIRSRSDCEVISWNQSFGLECQGNETAVEELKQQSVVFELRRRKTTPFLKKWSKSELVGRGKIFWKSVIETDGMEIERFVVMDETKDHVLEDCDKHKPLLLKIALKVQASKIVNTKRVEDLCECKDCRTCNCVDYEAFVVACALAGI, from the coding sequence ATGGGTATCGTTGAAAACATTCGTTCCCTTAAATTTGAAGTGAAAATCGTGGAAGCTAGAAACGTAGAGCTCAAGTCATCGCCAACCACTCTCTTCGTTAGGTTCTATCTCCATGCAGGGAATAACAGTAAGATTGAACTAAACACTCCAGAGATCCGTTCGAGATCAGACTGTGAGGTCATTTCCTGGAACCAATCATTCGGTCTGGAGTGCCAAGGGAACGAAACCGCGGTCGAGGAATTGAAGCAACAAAGTGTTGTTTTCGAACTACGGAGAAGgaaaacgacgccgtttttgAAGAAGTGGTCGAAATCAGAGTTGGTGGGTAGAGGAAAGATTTTTTGGAAATCGGTTATAGAGACTGATGGGATGGAAATAGAGAGATTTGTAGTGATGGATGAGACAAAAGATCACGTTCTGGAAGATTGTGATAAGCATAAACCTCTTTTGTTGAAGATAGCTTTAAAAGTGCAAGCTTCAAAAATCGTGAACACTAAGAGAGTGGAAGATCTTTGTGAGTGTAAAGATTGTAGAACATGTAACTGCGTAGATTATGAAGCTTTTGTTGTAGCTTGTGCGTTAGCTGGGATTTAG
- the ANNAT7 gene encoding annexin 7 (annexin 7 (ANNAT7); FUNCTIONS IN: calcium-dependent phospholipid binding, calcium ion binding; INVOLVED IN: response to water deprivation, response to salt stress, response to cold, response to heat; EXPRESSED IN: root, flower, leaf; CONTAINS InterPro DOMAIN/s: Annexin like protein (InterPro:IPR015472), Annexin repeat (InterPro:IPR018502), Annexin repeat, conserved site (InterPro:IPR018252), Annexin (InterPro:IPR001464), Annexin, type plant (InterPro:IPR009118); BEST Arabidopsis thaliana protein match is: annexin 6 (TAIR:AT5G10220.1); Has 1807 Blast hits to 1807 proteins in 277 species: Archae - 0; Bacteria - 0; Metazoa - 736; Fungi - 347; Plants - 385; Viruses - 0; Other Eukaryotes - 339 (source: NCBI BLink).) codes for MASLKVPATVPLPEEDAEQLYKAFKGWGTNERMIISILAHRNATQRSFIRAVYAANYNKDLLKELDRELSGDFERAVMLWTFEPAERDAYLAKESTKMFTKNNWVLVEIACTRSALELFNAKQAYQARYKTSLEEDVAYHTSGDIRKLLVPLVSTFRYDGDEVNMTLARSEAKILHEKIKEKAYADDDLIRILTTRSKAQISATLNHYKNNFGTSMSKYLKEDSENEYIQLLKAVIKCLTYPEKYFEKVLRQAINKLGTDEWGLTRVVTTRAEFDMERIKEEYIRRNSVPLDRAIAKDTHGDYEDILLALLGHDHA; via the exons ATGGCTTCTCTCAAAGTTCCCGCCACTGTTCCTCTTCCCGAAGAAGACGCTGAGCAACTCTACAAAGCCTTTAAAG GATGGGGAACCAATGAGAGGATGATCATATCAATCTTGGCTCACAGAAATGCAACGCAACGTAGTTTCATTCGTGCCGTTTATGCTGCTAACTACAATAAGGATCTTCTCAAGGAATTAGACAGAGAGCTTTCCGGTGACTTTGAG CGAGCTGTGATGTTGTGGACTTTTGAACCAGCGGAGAGAGATGCTTATTTGGCAAAAGAATCTACCAAAATGTTCACCAAAAACAATTGGGTTCTTGTCGAAATCGCTTGTACTAGATCTGCTCTTGAACTCTTTAATGCCAAGCAAGCATACCAAGCCCGCTACAAGACCTCCCTCGAGGAAGACGTCGCATACCACACATCTGGAGACATTCGAAAg CTCTTGGTACCTCTTGTGAGCACTTTTAGGTACGATGGAGATGAAGTGAACATGACGTTAGCTAGGTCCGAGGCTAAGATACTTCACGAGAAGATCAAGGAAAAGGCTTATGCTGATGATGATCTCATAAGAATCTTGACAACCAGGAGCAAAGCACAAATCAGCGCAACTCTCAATCactacaaaaacaatttcgGAACTTCCATGAGCAAATACCTAAAGGAGGATTCGGAAAACGAATACATTCAATTGCTCAAAGCCGTGATCAAATGCTTGACATATCCAGAGAAGTATTTTGAGAAAGTTCTACGTCAAGCCATCAACAAATTGGGAACAGATGAGTGGGGACTAACGAGAGTGGTCACTACACGAGCAGAGTTTGACATGGAACGGATCAAAGAGGAATATATACGTAGAAACAGTGTTCCTCTTGATCGAGCCATTGCTAAAGACACTCATGGTGACTATGAGGATATACTTCTCGCTCTTCTCGGACATGACCATGCTTGA
- the ANN6 gene encoding annexin 6 (annexin 6 (ANN6); FUNCTIONS IN: calcium-dependent phospholipid binding, calcium ion binding; INVOLVED IN: response to red or far red light, response to water deprivation, response to salt stress, response to cold, response to heat; LOCATED IN: cellular_component unknown; EXPRESSED IN: flower; CONTAINS InterPro DOMAIN/s: Annexin like protein (InterPro:IPR015472), Annexin repeat (InterPro:IPR018502), Annexin repeat, conserved site (InterPro:IPR018252), Annexin (InterPro:IPR001464), Annexin, type plant (InterPro:IPR009118); BEST Arabidopsis thaliana protein match is: annexin 7 (TAIR:AT5G10230.1); Has 1807 Blast hits to 1807 proteins in 277 species: Archae - 0; Bacteria - 0; Metazoa - 736; Fungi - 347; Plants - 385; Viruses - 0; Other Eukaryotes - 339 (source: NCBI BLink).), with amino-acid sequence MASLKIPANIPLPEEDSEQLHKAFKGWGTNEGMIISILAHRNATQRSFIRAVYAANYNKDLLKELDGELSGDFERVVMLWTLDPTERDAYLANESTKLFTKNIWVLVEIACTRPSLEFFKTKQAYHVRYKTSLEEDVAYHTSGNIRKLLVPLVSTFRYDGNADEVNVKLARSEAKTLHKKITEKAYTDEDLIRILTTRSKAQINATLNHFKDKFGSSINKFLKEDSNDDYVQLLKTAIKCLTYPEKYFEKVLRRAINRMGTDEWALTRVVTTRAEVDLERIKEEYLRRNSVPLDRAIANDTSGDYKDMLLALLGHDHA; translated from the exons ATGGCGTCTCTCAAAATTCCAGCAAATATTCCTCTTCCCGAAGAAGACTCCGAGCAGCTCCACAAGGCATTCAAAG GATGGGGAACTAATGAAGGGATGATCATATCAATTTTGGCTCATAGAAACGCAACGCAACGCAGTTTCATTCGTGCCGTTTATGCTGCTAACTACAATAAGGATCTTCTCAAGGAATTAGACGGAGAGCTTTCTGGTGACTTTGAG AGAGTTGTGATGTTGTGGACTCTTGATCCAACGGAGAGAGATGCGTATTTGGCCAATGAATCTACCAAATTGTTCACCAAAAACATTTGGGTCCTAGTTGAAATCGCTTGTACTAGACCTTCTCTTGAGTTTTTCAAGACCAAGCAAGCATACCATGTTCGCTACAAGACCTCTCTCGAGGAAGATGTTGCATACCATACATCTGGAAATATCCGAAAG CTATTGGTTCCTCTTGTGAGCACCTTCAGGTACGATGGAAATGCTGATGAGGTCAACGTGAAGCTGGCTAGATCCGAAGCTAAGACACTTCACAAGAAGATCACTGAGAAGGCTTACACTGATGAAGATCTCATCAGAATCTTGACAACAAGGAGCAAAGCACAGATCAATGCAACACTCAATCACTTCAAGGACAAGTTTGGAAGTTCCATTAACAAGTTTCTCAAAGAAGATTCGAACGATGATTATGTTCAATTACTCAAAACCGCGATCAAATGCTTGACATATCCAGAGAAGTACTTTGAGAAGGTTCTACGTCGAGCCATCAACAGGATGGGAACAGACGAGTGGGCACTTACTAGAGTGGTCACTACAAGAGCAGAGGTCGACCTGGAGCGGATCAAAGAAGAATACTTACGCAGGAACAGTGTTCCTCTTGATCGAGCCATTGCTAATGACACTTCTGGTGACTACAAGGATATGCTTCTCGCCCTTCTTGGACATGACCATGCTTGA